The Psychrobium sp. MM17-31 genome window below encodes:
- the infB gene encoding translation initiation factor IF-2 — MSELTVKSLAKEIDAPVERVIEQLAQAGFKKSQNDNVSLQEKQALLEMLAQQHGGEATPKKMTLQRKTKSTLKVGSGEKGRTVNVETRKKRTYVKRDPAELAAAAKAEEEAAAAEAAKAEEEARIAREAAQQKAAEEKAKLEEAKRLEKEAAEKAKAEALAKAEAAKAELDPEEAAKAEEIAKEEEALKQRQAELLAANVKAAAEQEAAAAKKLAEENAARWAAEEKARKEAEKNADYHTTSSEYAREAEDKQDRQEETRGRKKKAKKGKKESSNPFANKNRGKKGTLSAPTSIKQGFDKSAVVAKSDIRLGETIAVSELASKMSVKATEVIKNLMKMGVMATINQVLDQETAELVCEEMGYKVVLVRENELEHSVLSERGEQGEQKTRAPVVTIMGHVDHGKTSLLDYIRKAKVAAGEAGGITQHIGAYHVDVDGSMITFLDTPGHAAFTAMRSRGAKATDVVIIVVAADDGVMPQTKEAIEHAKAAGAPIIIAVNKMDKEGADPDRVKNELSALDVIPEEWGGDVQFCHVSAKAGTGIDELLEAILMQAEILELKATDQGHAAGVVIESRLDKGRGPVATVLVQEGMLNHGDIILCGLEYGRVRAMRDENGKEIKSAGPSIPVEILGLSAVPKAGDEATVVSDERKAREVALYRQGKFRDLKLARQQKAKLENMFSNMTAGEFSELNVILKTDVEGSLAAIADSLEKLSTDEVKVNIISRGVGGITETDATLAAASNAIMLGFNVRADATARKVISNENLDMRYYSVIYDLINEIKAAMSGLLAPEFKQEIIGLAEVRDVFRSPKFGAIAGCMVTEGTVKRTNPIRVLRDNVVIFEGELESLRRFKDDVQEVRNNMECGIGVKNYNDVKVGDQIEVFEVVEVKRSL, encoded by the coding sequence ATGTCAGAATTAACAGTCAAAAGCTTGGCTAAAGAGATCGATGCACCGGTTGAGCGTGTTATCGAACAATTAGCTCAAGCTGGCTTTAAGAAAAGCCAAAATGACAATGTGTCATTACAAGAAAAACAAGCCTTACTTGAAATGCTTGCACAGCAGCACGGCGGCGAAGCGACACCAAAGAAAATGACGCTACAACGCAAAACTAAATCAACGCTAAAAGTTGGTTCAGGTGAAAAAGGTCGTACCGTTAACGTTGAAACGCGTAAAAAACGCACTTACGTTAAACGCGATCCAGCTGAATTAGCCGCAGCGGCGAAAGCGGAAGAAGAAGCGGCAGCGGCAGAAGCGGCTAAAGCTGAAGAAGAAGCGCGTATTGCTCGTGAAGCGGCTCAACAAAAAGCTGCTGAAGAAAAAGCGAAGTTAGAAGAAGCTAAGCGTCTTGAAAAAGAAGCGGCAGAAAAAGCGAAAGCAGAAGCACTTGCTAAAGCTGAAGCTGCGAAAGCTGAACTTGATCCTGAAGAAGCAGCTAAGGCTGAAGAAATCGCTAAAGAAGAAGAAGCGCTGAAACAACGTCAAGCTGAATTACTTGCGGCAAACGTTAAAGCAGCGGCCGAGCAAGAAGCTGCGGCAGCGAAAAAACTTGCTGAAGAAAACGCAGCGCGTTGGGCAGCAGAAGAAAAAGCGCGTAAAGAAGCTGAAAAGAACGCTGATTACCACACAACTTCTTCTGAGTACGCTCGTGAAGCGGAAGACAAGCAAGATCGTCAAGAAGAAACTCGTGGTCGTAAGAAGAAAGCGAAGAAAGGTAAGAAGGAATCTTCTAACCCATTTGCTAACAAAAACCGTGGTAAGAAAGGCACGCTTAGCGCACCAACGTCTATCAAACAAGGTTTTGATAAATCAGCGGTTGTTGCTAAATCTGATATCCGTCTAGGCGAAACTATTGCCGTTTCTGAGCTGGCGTCTAAGATGTCAGTTAAAGCGACTGAAGTTATCAAAAACTTAATGAAAATGGGCGTTATGGCGACCATTAACCAAGTACTTGATCAAGAAACGGCTGAGCTTGTTTGTGAAGAAATGGGCTACAAAGTAGTACTAGTTCGCGAAAACGAATTAGAGCACTCAGTACTATCTGAGCGCGGTGAGCAAGGTGAGCAGAAAACACGTGCTCCTGTTGTTACCATCATGGGTCACGTTGACCACGGTAAAACGTCACTACTTGATTACATCCGTAAAGCGAAAGTTGCTGCTGGCGAAGCCGGTGGTATTACGCAGCACATCGGTGCATACCACGTAGATGTTGATGGTTCAATGATCACCTTCTTAGATACTCCGGGACACGCCGCGTTTACCGCGATGCGTTCACGTGGTGCTAAAGCAACCGACGTTGTAATCATCGTAGTTGCGGCTGATGATGGTGTGATGCCACAAACTAAAGAAGCGATTGAGCATGCTAAAGCTGCTGGCGCTCCTATTATCATCGCTGTAAACAAGATGGATAAAGAAGGCGCAGATCCAGATCGCGTTAAGAACGAACTATCTGCATTAGACGTTATTCCAGAAGAGTGGGGCGGTGACGTTCAATTCTGTCACGTGTCTGCAAAAGCAGGTACAGGTATCGACGAGCTTCTAGAAGCTATCTTAATGCAAGCTGAGATCTTAGAGCTTAAAGCAACTGATCAAGGTCACGCTGCTGGTGTTGTAATCGAGTCTCGCCTAGATAAAGGTCGCGGTCCTGTTGCTACCGTTCTTGTACAAGAAGGTATGCTAAACCACGGTGACATCATTCTTTGTGGTCTTGAATATGGCCGTGTTCGTGCAATGCGTGATGAAAACGGTAAAGAAATCAAATCTGCTGGTCCATCTATCCCAGTAGAGATCCTAGGTCTATCAGCTGTGCCTAAAGCCGGTGATGAAGCAACTGTAGTATCTGACGAGCGTAAAGCGCGTGAAGTTGCACTTTACCGTCAAGGTAAGTTCCGCGATCTGAAACTAGCGCGTCAGCAAAAAGCTAAGTTAGAAAACATGTTCTCTAACATGACAGCGGGTGAGTTCTCAGAACTTAACGTTATTCTTAAGACTGACGTTGAAGGTTCACTAGCGGCCATCGCTGATTCACTAGAGAAGCTATCGACTGACGAAGTTAAAGTTAACATCATCAGTCGCGGCGTAGGTGGTATCACAGAAACTGATGCAACACTTGCTGCAGCGTCTAACGCTATCATGCTTGGCTTTAACGTACGTGCCGATGCAACTGCTCGTAAAGTTATCTCTAACGAAAACTTAGACATGCGCTACTACAGCGTAATTTACGACTTGATTAACGAAATCAAGGCGGCGATGAGCGGTCTATTAGCACCAGAATTCAAGCAAGAAATCATTGGTCTTGCAGAAGTTCGTGACGTGTTCCGTTCACCTAAGTTTGGCGCTATCGCTGGTTGTATGGTTACTGAAGGTACGGTTAAACGTACTAACCCAATCCGCGTTCTACGTGACAACGTTGTAATCTTCGAAGGTGAGTTAGAATCACTACGTCGCTTTAAAGATGACGTACAAGAAGTTCGCAACAACATGGAATGTGGTATCGGCGTTAAGAACTACAACGATGTTAAAGTTGGCGACCAAATCGAAGTATTTGAAGTAGTTGAAGTTAAACGTTCACTATAA